One genomic segment of Vicia villosa cultivar HV-30 ecotype Madison, WI unplaced genomic scaffold, Vvil1.0 ctg.000148F_1_1, whole genome shotgun sequence includes these proteins:
- the LOC131624685 gene encoding cyclin-dependent kinase inhibitor 7-like, whose product MNMPNLGRKRKSTETFHHNNKPPFKRFTFINMVEECHSTLTSDEESFPCSCSSNIINNFEESQEVQSPDQVETSTCHDQVIRRREMSLSQEEEVDSIEKKPQKTPSESELDEFFSAAEENIQKQFENKYNFDIVKDVPLEGRYEWVQLKQ is encoded by the exons ATGAACATGCCAAACttaggaagaaaaagaaaaagtactGAAACATTTCACCATAACAATAAACCTCCATTCAAAAGATTCACCttcatcaacatggtggaggaaTGCCACTCCACCCTCACCTCCGATGAAGAATCATTCCCATGTTCTTGCTCAAGTAACATCATTAACAACTTCGAAGAATCTCAAGAG GTTCAAAGTCCTGACCAAGTTGAAACGTCCACGTGCCACGACCAAGTTATAAG GAGAAGAGAGATGAGTCTAAGCCAAGAAGAAGAGGTCGATTCCATTGAGAAGAAGCCGCAAAAGACACCGTCGGAATCTGAACTTGATGAGTTCTTCTCAGCCGCGGAAGAAAATATCCAGAAACAGTTTGaaaacaa GTATAATTTTGATATTGTGAAGGACGTGCCATTGGAAGGACGTTATGAGTGGGTTCAGTTGAAGCAGTAA